The following coding sequences lie in one Musa acuminata AAA Group cultivar baxijiao chromosome BXJ1-8, Cavendish_Baxijiao_AAA, whole genome shotgun sequence genomic window:
- the LOC135587314 gene encoding U-box domain-containing protein 4-like → MEVKHRTARALVQRLDSSTAAEAIAEIRLLSKHDPEMRAPLADAGAVPLLAARLLDHHDSSDAETQENAAAALLNISISAREALMSTPGILDALAAALRLPLAAAAQHAAATLYSLLCVDAYRPIIGSKKPLITGLVDLIRTPGASTRSIKDALKALFGLALYPLNRAALVELGAVPPVLALVANDARTGVVEDATAVIAQVAGCYESVDAFRRVDGVRVLVDLVGASTGASGRARENAAAALLNLVMSGGHKAVGDVMEVEGWEAAITGLAGGGVTARGKSKAEALLRVLRSERQSQPPGRDDSETGFDSSAPQTLLYSSSNSNSIG, encoded by the coding sequence ATGGAGGTGAAGCACCGCACCGCCCGGGCCTTGGTGCAGCGCCTCgactcctccaccgccgccgaaGCCATCGCTGAGATCCGCCTCCTGTCGAAGCACGACCCCGAGATGCGCGCCCCCCTCGCCGATGCCGGCGCCGTCCCCCTCCTCGCTGCCCGACTCCTCGACCACCATGATTCCTCCGACGCCGAGACCCAAGAGAACGCCGCCGCCGCCCTTCTCAACATCTCCATCTCCGCACGCGAGGCCCTCATGTCCACCCCGGGCATCCTCGACGCCCTCGCCGCCGCCCTCCGCCTCCccctcgccgccgccgcccaGCACGCCGCCGCGACCCTCTATAGCCTTCTCTGCGTCGACGCCTACCGCCCCATCATCGGGTCCAAGAAGCCCCTCATCACCGGCCTCGTGGACCTCATCCGCACACCCGGCGCCTCGACCAGGTCCATCAAGGACGCGCTCAAGGCCCTCTTCGGCCTGGCCCTCTACCCGCTCAACCGCGCCGCCCTAGTCGAGCTCGGCGCCGTGCCGCCCGTTCTCGCGCTGGTGGCAAATGACGCGCGGACGGGGGTGGTGGAGGACGCGACGGCGGTGATCGCTCAGGTGGCGGGCTGCTACGAGAGCGTGGACGCGTTCAGGAGGGTGGACGGCGTGAGGGTCCTGGTGGACCTGGTGGGCGCGTCGACGGGGGCGAGCGGGAGGGCGAGGGAGAACGCGGCGGCCGCGCTGCTGAACCTGGTGATGAGCGGGGGGCACAAGGCGGTGGGAGACGTGATGGAGGTGGAGGGGTGGGAGGCGGCTATCACGGGTCTCGCCGGCGGCGGGGTGACCGCGAGGGGGAAGAGCAAGGCGGAGGCACTGCTGAGGGTTCTGAGGAGCGAGCGGCAGAGCCAGCCGCCCGGCCGTGATGATTCCGAGACCGGCTTCGACTCTTCGGCGCCGCAAACGCTGCTCTATTCTTCCTCCAACAGTAACTCGATTGGGTAG
- the LOC135587315 gene encoding non-specific phospholipase C2-like, whose translation MGTSGGRRRPSRYQSLRSSCCCCCCLLLLLLSSGGCLRASAAGPIKTVVVMVMENRSFDHMLGWMKRLNPAINGVDGSEWNPVSASDAASDRVYFRDGAHFVDPDPGHSFQAIREQIFGSNDTSADPAPMNGFVQQARSMSDNMTESVMNGFPPEMVAVYRALVEEFAVFDRWFASVPSSTQPNRLFVHSGTSHGATSNVASKLAIGYPQRTIFENIDDADLSFGIYYQNVPATLFYRNLRKLKFISKFHSYEQKFKKHAGEGSLPNYVVIEQRYMDKKDKPATDDHPSHDVYQGQLFVKEVYETIRSSPQWNETLFIITYDEHGGFFDHVPTPVKGVPSPDGIVGPEPFFFTFDRLGVRVPTIMVSPWIEKGTVVHGPNGIPTPTSEYEHSSIPATVKKIFDLPSYLTKRDEWAGTFEGIVLSRTEPRTDCPVELPSPVRIRQTEANEEAPLSEFQQELMQLATVLNGDHLLTSFQEKVLKRMNVKEGIAYAESAVKRFFEAGLTAKKMGVDDEQIVQMRPSLTSRSSSSSVHHRHP comes from the exons ATGGGGACATCCGGGGGACGCCGTCGACCTTCTCGTTACCAATCCCTTCGGtcgtcctgctgctgctgctgctgcctcctgctcctcctcctctcatCCGGTGGCTGCCTGCGTGCCTCCGCCGCGGGGCCGATAAAGACGGTGGTGGTCATGGTGATGGAGAACCGGTCGTTCGACCACATGCTGGGGTGGATGAAGCGGCTCAACCCCGCGATCAACGGGGTCGATGGGTCGGAGTGGAACCCGGTGTCGGCGTCGGACGCGGCGTCCGACCGGGTTTACTTCCGCGACGGCGCCCATTTCGTGGACCCGGACCCGGGCCACTCCTTCCAGGCGATCCGGGAACAGATCTTCGGCTCCAACGACACGTCGGCGGACCCGGCGCCGATGAACGGGTTCGTGCAGCAGGCGCGctccatgtcggacaacatgacggAGAGCGTCATGAACGGGTTCCCCCCGGAGATGGTGGCAGTGTACCGGGCGCTGGTGGAGGAGTTCGCCGTGTTCGACCGCTGGTTCGCGTCAGTGCCGTCGTCGACGCAGCCCAACCGCCTCTTCGTGCACTCCGGCACGTCCCACGGCGCCACCAGCAATGTCGCCAG CAAGCTGGCAATCGGGTATCCACAGAGAACAATATTTGAAAATATTGATGATGCAGATCTCTCTTTTGGAATATACTACCAAAATGTGCCTGCCACTCTTTTCTATCGCAATCTTCGGAAGCTCAAATTTATCTCTAAATTCCACTCGTATGAACAAAAATTCAAGAAACATGCAGGTGAAGGTTCTCTTCCCAACTATGTTGTCATTGAGCAGCGATATATGGACAAGAAGGATAAACCTGCGACTGATGATCACCCATCCCATGATGTCTACCAAGGGCAGTTGTTTGTCAAGGAGGTCTATGAAACCATTCGCTCCAGCCCTCAGTGGAATGAAACCCTGTTCATCATCACCTACGATGAGCATGGTGGCTTCTTTGATCATGTTCCAACACCAGTAAAGGGTGTCCCAAGCCCTGATGGGATAGTCGGCCCAGAACCCTTCTTCTTCACATTTGACCGCTTGGGTGTAAGGGTCCCAACGATCATGGTCTCTCCTTGGATTGAAAAGGGTACTG TCGTACATGGTCCCAATGGTATACCAACTCCAACTTCAGAGTATGAACATTCATCCATACCAGCGACAGTGAAGAAAATTTTTGATCTCCCTTCATACCTCACTAAGAGGGATGAATGGGCTGGAACTTTTGAAGGCATTGTGTTAAGTAGGACAGAACCTAGAACTGATTGCCCAG TTGAACTCCCGAGTCCTGTGAGAATAAGACAAACTGAAGCTAACGAGGAGGCCCCATTGAGTGAGTTCCAGCAGGAGTTGATGCAGCTTGCAACGGTGTTGAATGGCGATCACCTCCTGACCAGTTTCCAGGAGAAAGTTCTGAAGCGCATGAACGTCAAAGAAGGCATAGCCTATGCGGAGAGTGCAGTGAAGCGCTTCTTTGAAGCTGGATTGACTGCAAAGAAGATGGGAGTCGACGACGAACAAATCGTGCAAATGAGACCGTCATTGACGTCTAGGTCCTCATCATCTTCTGTTCATCATCGTCATCCTTGA
- the LOC135587316 gene encoding aspartyl protease AED3-like: MACAGSPPRLRLLLLVLSSCAVAAAADAFRCATPPDEGPTIRILHAFGPCSPLRESARFDSWEDTVMDLMTRDESRLAYLASLATAGRSFVPVASGRQLLQIPNYVVRASVGTPAQPMLIALDTSNDAAWVPCTACAGCPSASPSFDPSRSTTYRPLPCGSPQCGQVPNPSCPAGATSCSFNLTYGASSLQAGLAQDSLALASDVVQSYTFGCLQKVTGNSIPPQGLLGLGRGTLSFLSQTKGFYGATFSYCLPSFKSLNFSGTLRLGPVGQPKNMKTTPLLSSPRRSSLYYVNMIGIRVGRRVLDIPPSAFTFDAATGAGTILDSGTMFTRLVAPAYAALRDEFRRRVKAAGPVTSLGGFDTCYNGAVTPPGITLMFTGMNVTLPPDNILIHSTAGSITCLAMAGAPDNVNSVLNVVANMQQQNHRVLFDVPNARIGFAREACTTA, encoded by the coding sequence ATGGCTTGCGCTGGCTCCCCACCGCGGCTACGCCTCCTTCTGCTAGTGCTCTCTTCGTGCGCCGTCGCGGCGGCCGCAGATgctttccgctgcgccactccgcCCGACGAAGGCCCCACCATCCGAATCCTTCACGCCTTCGGCCCGTGTTCGCCGCTCCGCGAGTCCGCCCGCTTCGACTCGTGGGAGGACACCGTGATGGACCTCATGACCCGCGACGAGTCCCGCCTCGCCTACCTGGCCTCGCTCGCCACCGCCGGACGGTCCTTCGTGCCCGTCGCCTCCGGTCGGCAGCTCCTCCAGATCCCCAACTACGTCGTCCGCGCCAGCGTCGGCACCCCGGCCCAGCCCATGCTTATCGCCCTCGACACCAGCAACGACGCCGCGTGGGTCCCCTGCACCGCCTGCGCCGGCTGCCCATCCGCCTCCCCCTCCTTTGATCCCTCTCGCTCCACCACCTACCGCCCCCTCCCCTGTGGCTCCCCCCAGTGCGGTCAAGTCCCCAACCCCTCGTGTCCCGCGGGGGCCACCTCATGCTCCTTCAACCTCACCTACGGAGCCTCGTCCCTCCAGGCTGGGCTCGCGCAGGACTCCCTCGCGCTCGCATCCGACGTCGTGCAGTCGTACACCTTCGGGTGTCTACAGAAGGTCACGGGTAACTCCATCCCGCCGCAGGGCCTCCTGGGTCTCGGACGCGGCACTCTCTCCTTCTTGTCGCAAACCAAGGGCTTCTACGGCGCCACGTTCTCCTACTGTCTCCCCAGCTTCAAATCGCTCAACTTCTCCGGCACGCTGCGGCTCGGTCCGGTTGGTCAGCCGAAGAACATGAAGACCACGCCGTTGCTTTCCAGCCCGCGCCGTTCGTCTCTCTACTACGTGAACATGATCGGGATACGAGTCGGGCGCCGAGTGCTCGACATACCGCCCTCGGCATTCACCTTCGACGCGGCCACCGGCGCCGGTACCATCCTCGACTCCGGGACCATGTTCACGCGGCTGGTGGCGCCGGCGTACGCGGCGCTCCGGGACGAGTTCCGGCGGCGGGTGAAGGCGGCCGGGCCGGTGACGTCGCTTGGCGGGTTCGACACGTGCTACAACGGGGCCGTCACGCCGCCAGGCATAACGCTAATGTTCACCGGGATGAACGTGACGCTGCCGCCGGACAACATACTGATCCACAGCACCGCCGGTTCGATCACGTGCCTGGCGATGGCCGGGGCGCCGGACAACGTGAACTCGGTGCTCAATGTCGTCGCCAACATGCAGCAGCAGAACCACCGTGTGCTGTTTGATGTGCCCAATGCACGGATTGGGTTCGCCCGTGAGGCCTGTACTACCGCCTGA